The Saccharothrix variisporea genome has a segment encoding these proteins:
- the eccCa gene encoding type VII secretion protein EccCa: MSTLQFKRTARLAAPRPPGGEVHLEPPPEVPRIIPGNIMMKAMPAVMIVSSVGMMVLMFSYSGKNPAAMIMPGMMMISTIGMMAGGMGGGKGQKKAEMNEDRKDYLRYLGQMRDRAREAANEQRAEREWVHPDPQMLWSLATTRRMWERRQNDPDFCHLRAGRGSQRLATRLVPPQTGPVEELEPIATLALRRFVRAHSLVPDLPISIALRGFAAVGLLGETGAKRGLARALIAQMATFHSPDDLLIAVVTTGRTKAEWEWMKWLPHVQHPNIVDGIGQMRMMASSLTEVEQMLDEQLRDRQRFTRNAPPPADQPHIVIVIDDGDVTREEQIILEEGLVGVTLLDLSESLGNLTARRGLRLVIEDDKLGARSASGVEWFGSPDWLSVPEAEALARRLSPYRIGGVDAGGSDEDPLSMSNNPPLIEFLGLQGDPMTFDVQQAWRPRPVRDRYRVPFGIGEFGQQVELDIKEAAMEGMGPHGLCIGATGSGKSEFLRTLVLGLLATHSSTSLNMILVDFKGGATFLGLDKAPHVAAVITNLSGDLTLVDRMKDAIAGEVARRQEVLAKGNYKNVWDYEKARENGADLDPLPALFICIDEFSEMLTAKPDFIDIFLQIGRVGRSLQMHMLLASQRLEEGKLRGLDTFLSYRIGLKTFSAAESRAAIGVPDAYELPPIPGSGYLGVQGAPLTRFKALYVSGPYRPAGIQVAGPSAVVSSDKRPRFFVPDYIEIPKEPVKPVEPVKQEKEKEDSNEPSELEVIVSRLVGQGPPAHEVWLPPLNEPPSLDTLLPPLQATEDRGLTPPGFFSNGKLQVPLGVVDKPFEQRRDLLWADFSGAAGHGAIVGGPQSGKSMMLRTLITSMALTHTPEEVQFYCLDLGGGTLASLENLPHVGGFASRLDVDKARRMVAELSGLISEREVRFRAQGIDSMVEFRNRKRRGEIRDDDFGDAFLVVDGWMNFRQEFEALEPQVQALAAQGLSFGVHVVVAANRWAEIRPAMKDLLATRFELRLGDPSESDVDRKVAVNVPAGRPGRGLSPQKLHFLTALPRIDASSDAENVAAGVQDMVAKVNGAWRGRRAPQVRLLPDLLPYPEFMAQVQQINPNRGHLVPIGVNEDELAPVYMDFDADPHFMALADGEAGKTNMLRTIVRGIMSSYTSSEALIMLVDYRRTMLGLIDTDHLLSYAVSSAQLTDMIKDVRGSMAGRLPGPDVTQEQLKNRSWWKGPELFVVVDDYDLVAPQGAQNPLAPLAEFIPQAKDVGLHIIAARRMGGASRAMYDPILGKLKEISAPIMVGSGSKEEGAIVGNLKPSPQPPGRGTLVTRKFGQQRIQFAWIQPD; this comes from the coding sequence GTGAGCACGCTGCAGTTCAAGCGCACGGCACGCCTCGCTGCTCCCCGTCCGCCGGGCGGTGAGGTCCACCTCGAACCGCCGCCCGAGGTGCCCCGGATCATCCCCGGCAACATCATGATGAAGGCGATGCCGGCCGTCATGATCGTGTCGTCCGTCGGGATGATGGTCCTGATGTTCAGCTACAGCGGCAAGAACCCGGCCGCCATGATCATGCCCGGCATGATGATGATCTCGACCATCGGCATGATGGCGGGCGGGATGGGTGGGGGCAAGGGCCAGAAGAAGGCCGAGATGAACGAGGACCGCAAGGACTACCTGCGCTACCTCGGCCAGATGCGGGACCGCGCCCGGGAAGCCGCCAACGAGCAGCGCGCCGAGCGGGAGTGGGTGCACCCCGACCCGCAGATGCTGTGGTCGCTGGCCACCACCCGCCGCATGTGGGAGCGGCGGCAGAACGACCCCGACTTCTGCCACCTGCGCGCCGGCCGCGGCTCGCAGCGCCTGGCCACCCGCCTCGTGCCGCCGCAGACCGGCCCGGTCGAGGAGCTGGAGCCGATCGCCACGCTGGCGCTGCGCCGGTTCGTGCGCGCCCACTCGCTGGTGCCCGACCTGCCCATCTCGATCGCGCTGCGCGGCTTCGCCGCCGTCGGCCTGCTCGGCGAGACCGGCGCCAAGCGCGGCCTGGCCCGTGCCCTGATCGCCCAGATGGCGACCTTCCACTCCCCGGACGACCTGCTCATCGCCGTGGTCACCACCGGCCGCACCAAGGCCGAGTGGGAGTGGATGAAGTGGCTGCCGCACGTTCAGCACCCGAACATCGTCGACGGCATCGGCCAGATGCGCATGATGGCCTCGTCGTTGACCGAGGTCGAGCAGATGCTGGACGAGCAGTTGCGCGACCGCCAGCGGTTCACCCGCAACGCGCCGCCGCCCGCCGACCAGCCGCACATCGTGATCGTCATCGACGACGGCGACGTCACCCGCGAAGAGCAGATCATCCTGGAAGAGGGCCTGGTCGGCGTCACCCTGCTCGACCTGTCCGAGTCGCTGGGCAACCTGACCGCCCGGCGCGGCCTGCGCCTGGTCATCGAGGACGACAAGCTGGGCGCGCGCAGCGCCAGCGGCGTCGAGTGGTTCGGCTCGCCGGACTGGCTGTCCGTGCCCGAGGCCGAGGCGCTGGCCCGGCGGCTGTCGCCGTACCGGATCGGCGGCGTGGACGCGGGCGGCAGCGACGAGGACCCGCTGTCGATGTCCAACAACCCGCCGCTGATCGAGTTCCTGGGCCTCCAGGGCGACCCGATGACCTTCGACGTGCAGCAGGCGTGGCGGCCCCGGCCGGTCCGCGACCGCTACCGCGTGCCGTTCGGCATCGGCGAGTTCGGCCAGCAGGTGGAGCTGGACATCAAGGAAGCGGCCATGGAGGGCATGGGCCCGCACGGCCTGTGCATCGGCGCGACCGGTTCCGGCAAGTCCGAGTTCCTGCGCACGCTGGTGCTGGGCCTGCTGGCCACGCACTCCTCGACGTCGCTGAACATGATCCTCGTCGACTTCAAGGGTGGTGCGACGTTCCTCGGCCTGGACAAGGCCCCGCACGTCGCCGCGGTCATCACCAACCTCTCCGGTGACCTGACCCTGGTCGACCGCATGAAGGACGCCATCGCGGGCGAGGTCGCGCGGCGGCAGGAAGTCCTGGCCAAGGGCAACTACAAGAACGTGTGGGACTACGAGAAGGCCCGCGAGAACGGCGCCGACCTCGACCCGCTGCCCGCGCTGTTCATCTGCATCGACGAGTTCTCCGAGATGCTGACCGCCAAGCCGGACTTCATCGACATCTTCCTCCAGATCGGCCGCGTCGGCCGGTCGCTCCAGATGCACATGCTGCTGGCCTCGCAGCGACTGGAGGAAGGCAAGCTGCGCGGTCTGGACACGTTCCTGTCCTACCGGATCGGTCTGAAGACGTTCTCCGCCGCCGAGTCGCGCGCCGCGATCGGCGTGCCGGACGCCTACGAGCTGCCGCCCATCCCGGGTTCGGGTTACCTCGGCGTGCAGGGCGCGCCGCTGACCCGGTTCAAGGCGCTGTACGTGTCCGGCCCGTACCGGCCCGCCGGCATCCAGGTGGCCGGCCCGTCGGCCGTGGTGTCCAGCGACAAGCGGCCCCGGTTCTTCGTGCCGGACTACATCGAGATCCCCAAGGAACCGGTCAAGCCGGTCGAACCGGTCAAGCAGGAGAAGGAGAAGGAGGACAGCAACGAGCCCAGCGAGCTCGAGGTCATCGTCAGCCGCCTGGTGGGCCAGGGCCCGCCGGCGCACGAGGTGTGGCTGCCGCCGCTGAACGAGCCCCCGTCGCTGGACACCCTCCTGCCCCCGCTCCAGGCCACCGAGGACCGCGGCCTCACGCCGCCCGGGTTCTTCTCCAACGGCAAGCTCCAGGTGCCGCTGGGCGTCGTGGACAAGCCGTTCGAGCAGCGGCGCGACCTGCTGTGGGCGGACTTCTCCGGTGCGGCCGGCCACGGCGCGATCGTCGGCGGTCCGCAGTCGGGCAAGTCGATGATGCTGCGCACGCTGATCACGTCGATGGCGTTGACGCACACCCCCGAGGAAGTGCAGTTCTACTGCCTCGACCTCGGTGGCGGCACGCTCGCGTCGCTGGAGAACCTGCCGCACGTCGGTGGCTTCGCGTCCCGTCTGGACGTCGACAAGGCCCGCCGCATGGTGGCCGAGCTGTCCGGTCTGATCTCCGAGCGCGAAGTCCGGTTCCGGGCGCAGGGCATCGACTCGATGGTCGAGTTCCGCAACCGCAAGCGGCGCGGCGAGATCCGCGACGACGACTTCGGCGACGCGTTCCTCGTCGTGGACGGCTGGATGAACTTCCGGCAGGAGTTCGAGGCGCTGGAACCGCAGGTCCAGGCGCTGGCCGCGCAGGGTCTGTCGTTCGGCGTGCACGTGGTCGTGGCCGCGAACCGCTGGGCGGAGATCCGGCCCGCGATGAAGGACCTGCTGGCCACGCGGTTCGAGCTGCGCCTGGGTGACCCGAGCGAGTCCGACGTGGACCGGAAGGTCGCGGTCAACGTGCCCGCCGGCCGTCCCGGTCGCGGCCTGTCCCCGCAGAAGCTGCACTTCCTGACCGCGCTGCCCCGCATCGACGCGTCCTCCGACGCCGAGAACGTGGCGGCGGGCGTGCAGGACATGGTCGCCAAGGTCAACGGCGCCTGGCGCGGCCGGCGCGCCCCGCAGGTCCGGCTGCTGCCCGACCTGCTGCCGTACCCGGAGTTCATGGCCCAGGTCCAGCAGATCAACCCGAACCGCGGCCACCTGGTGCCGATCGGCGTCAACGAGGACGAGCTGGCGCCGGTCTACATGGACTTCGACGCCGACCCGCACTTCATGGCGCTGGCCGACGGCGAAGCCGGCAAGACGAACATGCTGCGGACCATCGTGCGCGGCATCATGAGCAGCTACACCTCGTCCGAGGCGCTGATCATGCTCGTCGACTACCGCCGCACCATGCTGGGGCTGATCGACACCGACCACCTGCTGTCCTACGCCGTGTCGTCGGCCCAGCTGACCGACATGATCAAGGACGTGCGCGGCTCGATGGCCGGCCGCCTGCCGGGCCCGGACGTCACGCAGGAACAGCTGAAGAACCGGTCGTGGTGGAAGGGCCCCGAGCTGTTCGTGGTCGTGGACGACTACGACCTCGTCGCCCCCCAGGGCGCCCAGAACCCGCTGGCCCCGCTGGCGGAGTTCATCCCGCAGGCGAAGGACGTCGGCCTGCACATCATCGCGGCACGGCGCATGGGTGGCGCGTCGAGGGCGATGTACGACCCGATCCTGGGCAAGCTGAAGGAGATCTCGGCCCCGATCATGGTGGGTTCCGGCTCGAAGGAGGAGGGCGCGATCGTCGGCAACCTGAAGCCGTCGCCACAGCCCCCGGGCCGGGGCACGCTGGTGACGCGCAAGTTCGGCCAGCAGCGCATCCAGTTCGCCTGGATCCAGCCCGACTAG
- a CDS encoding AfsR/SARP family transcriptional regulator: MRTAFKVLGPLEVRRDGELVPIPAGRTRVLLASLLLRAGETLSVDTLVERLWDGAPPSPHRARSTLHMVMTRLRQALGDVNVVRTTFNGYVADIGPDELDLHVFRRLVEQARFADALALYRGDPLSDVRSDVLHAEEVAPLLEERLVVLERRIDADLDAGRSAELVAELRALTTRHPLRERFWGQLMLALSRSGRQADALATYRSVTKLLDDELGVAPGPELREVHQTVLSGAPHSPSWPLPRQLPPDIADFVGREDLHREVTAVFTTPTSPTAVPIAVVTGPPGSGKSALTVHLAHRLSERFPDGQLFVRLGDGTHRPRDTGEVLAELLTGVGVGLASIPEDVEARAAAFRSRVADRAVLLVLDGAADLEQVRLLLPGGARCGVLVSSRHHLTGLPGGRVLRLDPLGHADALRLLSGIIGDDRVDRERAAADVVVEATGGLPLALRIVGARLATRPSLPLSALAARLSDERRRLDELSTADMEVRAGFELSYAELDDDVATAFRRLGLLGPLDFAAWSVSVLTDGDGERLVEHLVNANLLQEMGVDATGEPRYRLHDLLAVYAAELVARDDPTENRARLRRHAEALLLLSDLAQHDTRLYVDMLPMRPIDVHEPALAHDADRVTRSSAAWLVAEQRQIVRAVEVAAREGWPDIAADLADRASHLDLDVFIGSAGMARLHALSSASARAAGDTNLALRMEHHRLSEAAKDVVDARIIDDFRKCAEGLEAIGDTLTLACHLATWAYYQSVYDGKPAVDMAARAATLAEQAGDETVYLSALREYASMVAWSGRMADALPLFEKAITLSRTQPDKLSEAQVQHRISMYALRNNDLELAARASRTTMELLANTHDLRATAHVLSHASRVDAALGNHDSAIDKAQRAYEMFTGLAEGIGSATAAANVAESYLAADRPADALAFLEKAMSTHEGVGASEALDRMAEARVRARQALQRP, from the coding sequence ATGAGGACTGCGTTCAAGGTGCTCGGTCCCCTTGAGGTCCGGCGCGACGGCGAGCTGGTGCCGATCCCGGCGGGCCGCACCCGGGTCCTGCTGGCGTCCCTGCTGCTGCGAGCAGGCGAAACCCTCTCCGTCGACACCCTCGTCGAACGCCTCTGGGACGGCGCGCCTCCCAGCCCCCACCGCGCCCGTTCCACCCTCCACATGGTGATGACCCGGCTCCGTCAGGCGCTGGGCGATGTCAACGTCGTGCGCACCACCTTCAACGGCTACGTAGCCGACATCGGACCCGACGAGCTCGACCTGCACGTCTTCCGCCGGCTGGTCGAGCAGGCCCGGTTCGCCGACGCCCTCGCGCTGTACCGGGGGGACCCGCTGTCCGACGTGCGTTCCGACGTCCTGCACGCAGAGGAGGTCGCGCCGCTGCTGGAGGAACGCCTGGTCGTCCTCGAACGCCGGATCGACGCCGACCTGGACGCGGGCCGTTCCGCCGAGCTGGTCGCCGAGCTGCGCGCGCTGACCACCCGCCACCCGCTGCGCGAGCGATTCTGGGGTCAGCTGATGCTCGCCCTGTCCCGATCGGGCCGCCAGGCCGATGCCCTGGCCACCTACCGCTCGGTGACCAAGCTGCTGGACGACGAGTTGGGCGTCGCACCCGGTCCCGAGCTGCGCGAAGTCCACCAGACCGTGCTGTCCGGGGCGCCGCACTCCCCGTCGTGGCCGCTGCCCCGCCAGCTCCCACCCGACATCGCGGACTTCGTGGGCCGCGAGGACCTGCATCGCGAGGTCACCGCTGTCTTCACCACGCCCACCTCGCCGACGGCGGTCCCGATCGCGGTCGTCACCGGTCCACCCGGGTCGGGCAAGAGCGCGCTGACCGTCCACCTCGCGCACCGCCTGAGCGAGCGGTTCCCGGACGGCCAGCTGTTCGTCCGCCTCGGCGACGGCACCCACCGCCCCCGCGACACGGGCGAGGTGCTGGCCGAGCTGCTCACCGGGGTGGGCGTCGGCTTGGCGTCCATCCCGGAGGACGTGGAGGCGCGCGCGGCGGCGTTCCGGTCCCGGGTCGCCGACCGGGCGGTGCTGCTCGTGCTCGACGGCGCGGCGGACCTGGAGCAGGTGCGGCTGTTGCTGCCCGGCGGCGCGCGGTGCGGGGTCCTGGTCAGCAGCCGCCACCACTTGACCGGTCTGCCGGGCGGTCGCGTCCTGCGCCTGGACCCGCTCGGCCACGCCGACGCCCTGCGCCTGCTGTCCGGGATCATCGGCGACGACCGGGTGGACCGGGAGCGCGCGGCGGCCGACGTGGTCGTCGAGGCCACCGGCGGCCTGCCGCTGGCGCTGCGCATCGTGGGCGCCCGCCTGGCGACCCGGCCGAGCCTGCCGCTGAGCGCGCTCGCAGCCCGCCTGTCCGACGAGCGCCGCCGCTTGGACGAACTGTCCACAGCGGACATGGAGGTCCGCGCCGGTTTCGAGCTGAGCTACGCCGAACTGGACGACGACGTCGCCACGGCGTTCCGCCGCCTGGGACTGCTCGGCCCGCTGGACTTCGCGGCCTGGTCGGTGTCCGTCCTCACCGACGGCGACGGCGAACGCCTGGTGGAGCACCTGGTCAACGCGAACCTCCTGCAAGAGATGGGCGTCGACGCCACCGGCGAACCCCGCTACCGCCTGCACGACCTCCTCGCGGTCTACGCGGCCGAACTGGTCGCCCGGGACGACCCGACCGAGAACCGCGCCCGCCTGCGGCGCCACGCCGAAGCCCTGCTCCTGCTGTCCGACCTGGCCCAGCACGACACCCGGCTATACGTGGACATGCTGCCCATGCGCCCGATCGACGTGCACGAACCCGCGCTCGCTCACGACGCCGACCGCGTGACCCGCAGCTCAGCGGCGTGGCTGGTGGCAGAGCAGCGCCAGATCGTCCGCGCCGTCGAGGTGGCCGCCCGCGAGGGCTGGCCCGACATCGCCGCCGACCTGGCCGACCGAGCCAGCCACCTGGACCTGGACGTGTTCATCGGCAGCGCCGGCATGGCCCGCCTGCACGCCTTGTCCAGTGCGAGCGCCCGAGCGGCCGGCGACACCAACCTCGCCCTCCGCATGGAACACCACCGCCTCAGCGAGGCCGCGAAGGACGTCGTGGACGCACGGATCATCGACGACTTCCGCAAGTGCGCCGAGGGCCTGGAAGCCATCGGCGACACCCTCACCCTGGCCTGCCACCTCGCCACGTGGGCGTACTACCAGTCCGTCTACGACGGCAAACCCGCCGTGGACATGGCCGCCCGCGCCGCCACCCTGGCCGAACAAGCCGGCGACGAGACCGTTTACCTCTCCGCCCTGCGCGAGTACGCGTCGATGGTGGCGTGGAGCGGCCGAATGGCTGACGCCCTCCCACTATTCGAGAAAGCCATCACGCTCAGCCGCACCCAACCGGACAAACTGTCCGAAGCCCAAGTCCAACACCGCATTTCCATGTACGCCTTGCGCAACAACGACCTGGAACTAGCCGCTCGAGCGTCAAGAACCACCATGGAACTCCTGGCCAACACCCACGACCTCCGCGCTACCGCCCACGTCCTGAGCCATGCGTCCAGGGTGGATGCGGCCCTGGGCAACCACGACAGCGCGATCGACAAAGCACAACGCGCCTACGAGATGTTCACCGGTCTGGCGGAAGGCATCGGCTCCGCCACCGCCGCCGCGAACGTGGCCGAGAGCTACCTGGCCGCCGACCGTCCGGCGGACGCTTTGGCGTTCCTGGAAAAGGCAATGTCGACCCATGAGGGGGTGGGCGCGTCCGAAGCTCTGGACCGCATGGCAGAAGCCCGAGTTAGGGCGCGTCAAGCCCTGCAAAGACCCTGA
- a CDS encoding AfsR/SARP family transcriptional regulator, with protein MVTEFKVLGPLEVWHDGVQVPVPSGRTAVLLASLLLHANEVLSADALVDRVWDGAPANPARARATLQMTVTRLRQALGPANVVRTVAGGYQAVVPEGALDLHRFRALVGGGRFAEALALWRGEPLADLRSDALHTEVEALVEERLAALERRVEADLEEGKSAELVAELRTLVARHPLRERFWGQLMLALSRSGRQADALATYRTVAKLLDDELGVAPSKELRDIHQSVLSGEPVIAPVTAAWPTPRQLPPVTADFVGRDDVHREVGQALTGRTTASAVPITVVTGPPGSGKSALTVRIAHGLSDRFPDGQLFVNLGDGTSEPRDPAEVLVELLAAVGVPMTSVPEDIGARAAAFRSRLADRAVLVVLDGAADVEQVRHLLPGSASCAVLITSRNLLTGLEGGSVVRLRPLAAADGLQLLTRMIGAQRVSAERAAAEAIVAATGGLPLALRIVGARLATRPNLPLHLLAGRLSDEQRRLDELSTADMEVRASFELSYAALDEEVAAAFRRLGFLSTLDFAAWVVSVLTGGDGDRLVERLLEANLLEELGVDATGEPRYRLHDLLADYAAELLSPEDNAHLRHYVDALLLLADAAGSEVPLTIDAVPVAPVDVVVPELESSVVARLTERPTSWLVAEHRQFTRAIEMCATHGWPRPGMDLLELANHLDAAAIVAGDRMAGLNALLRDSAEKAGDFTLMWRAEHGRLAHIAMAGMTDELVEQFRICAEGMESCGDLLWLANHLASWAYYQSVFDDRPAVDLARRAVEIAREAGEPLTYLSALREHASMLAWADRVDEATPLFEEAAELATSISPVAEAAVQHRISVYALRHGDLERATTTSRRSLELIEAAGDLRGTAYVLSHASRVASASGDHRAAIAFAERAYRIFQSLVEGLGSANAAANLAESYLAADRAADAERLLAEAIPAHEGVGATEALERMVETLRRVRALTQDALRTGVNAR; from the coding sequence ATGGTCACGGAATTCAAAGTCCTGGGCCCGTTGGAGGTCTGGCACGACGGCGTGCAGGTACCGGTCCCGTCCGGCCGCACGGCGGTGCTGCTGGCGTCGTTGTTGTTGCACGCCAACGAAGTTCTGTCCGCCGACGCCCTGGTGGACCGCGTCTGGGACGGCGCTCCGGCCAACCCGGCCCGTGCGCGGGCGACTCTGCAGATGACCGTGACCCGCCTTCGGCAGGCGCTGGGTCCGGCGAACGTCGTCCGCACGGTCGCGGGCGGCTACCAGGCGGTCGTGCCCGAAGGCGCCCTGGACCTGCACCGCTTCCGCGCCCTCGTGGGGGGCGGGCGGTTCGCCGAGGCGTTGGCGCTGTGGCGCGGGGAACCGCTGGCCGACCTCCGGTCCGACGCGTTGCACACCGAGGTCGAGGCCCTGGTGGAGGAGCGCCTGGCCGCCCTGGAACGACGTGTCGAGGCGGACCTGGAGGAGGGGAAGTCCGCCGAGCTGGTGGCGGAACTGCGCACCCTCGTCGCCCGCCACCCGCTGCGCGAGCGCTTCTGGGGCCAACTGATGCTCGCCCTGTCCCGCTCGGGCCGCCAAGCCGACGCCCTGGCGACCTACCGGACCGTCGCCAAGCTGCTGGACGACGAGCTGGGCGTCGCGCCCAGCAAGGAGCTGCGCGACATCCACCAGTCGGTGCTGTCCGGCGAACCCGTGATCGCGCCGGTCACCGCGGCATGGCCGACGCCACGCCAACTCCCGCCCGTCACCGCGGACTTCGTCGGCCGGGACGACGTCCACCGCGAGGTCGGGCAGGCCCTCACCGGTCGCACGACGGCGAGCGCTGTCCCGATCACCGTCGTCACCGGCCCTCCCGGGTCCGGTAAGAGCGCCCTGACCGTCCGCATCGCGCACGGCCTGAGCGACCGGTTCCCCGATGGCCAGCTCTTCGTCAACCTCGGGGACGGCACGTCCGAACCCCGCGACCCGGCCGAGGTGCTGGTCGAGCTGCTGGCCGCCGTCGGCGTGCCCATGACGTCCGTACCCGAGGACATCGGCGCGCGAGCCGCGGCGTTCCGGTCGCGGTTGGCTGATCGGGCGGTGCTGGTCGTCCTCGATGGTGCCGCCGACGTGGAGCAGGTGCGCCACCTGCTGCCGGGCAGCGCCTCCTGTGCGGTACTGATCACCAGCAGGAACCTCCTGACCGGCTTGGAGGGTGGCAGCGTGGTGCGCCTGCGCCCCCTAGCGGCGGCCGACGGCCTCCAGCTCCTGACGCGCATGATCGGCGCCCAGCGCGTGTCTGCCGAACGAGCGGCGGCCGAGGCGATCGTGGCCGCGACCGGCGGCCTGCCCCTCGCGCTGCGCATCGTCGGCGCCCGGCTGGCCACCCGCCCGAACCTGCCGCTGCACCTGCTGGCGGGCCGCTTGTCCGACGAGCAGCGGAGGCTGGACGAACTGTCCACGGCGGACATGGAGGTGCGGGCCAGCTTCGAGCTGAGCTACGCGGCCCTGGATGAGGAAGTCGCGGCCGCGTTCCGCCGGCTCGGCTTCCTGAGCACCCTCGACTTCGCCGCCTGGGTGGTGTCCGTCCTGACCGGCGGCGACGGCGATCGCCTGGTGGAGCGGCTGCTGGAGGCGAACCTCCTCGAAGAGCTCGGTGTGGACGCAACCGGCGAACCTCGATACCGCCTGCACGATCTGCTCGCCGACTACGCGGCCGAACTCCTTTCCCCAGAAGACAACGCACACCTGCGGCACTACGTGGACGCGCTCCTGCTCCTCGCCGATGCAGCGGGATCGGAGGTGCCCTTGACCATCGACGCCGTGCCGGTCGCACCGGTCGATGTCGTGGTCCCCGAGCTGGAGTCGTCGGTCGTGGCACGACTGACCGAACGGCCGACGTCGTGGCTGGTGGCCGAGCACCGGCAGTTCACCCGTGCGATCGAGATGTGCGCAACGCACGGCTGGCCCCGGCCCGGCATGGACCTGTTGGAGCTCGCCAACCACCTCGACGCGGCCGCGATCGTGGCAGGCGACCGGATGGCAGGGTTGAACGCCCTGCTCAGGGACAGCGCCGAGAAGGCGGGTGATTTCACGCTGATGTGGCGCGCCGAGCACGGCCGCCTCGCGCACATCGCCATGGCGGGCATGACGGACGAACTGGTCGAGCAGTTCCGGATCTGCGCGGAGGGCATGGAGTCGTGTGGTGACCTGCTCTGGTTGGCTAATCACCTGGCGTCGTGGGCGTACTACCAATCGGTCTTCGACGACCGACCGGCCGTGGACTTGGCCAGGCGTGCTGTCGAGATCGCACGGGAGGCCGGCGAACCGCTCACCTACCTCTCCGCGTTGCGAGAACACGCATCCATGCTCGCGTGGGCCGACCGAGTCGACGAGGCAACACCCCTGTTCGAGGAGGCCGCGGAGCTGGCCACGTCGATCAGCCCGGTCGCAGAGGCGGCCGTCCAACACCGGATCTCGGTGTACGCGCTGCGCCACGGCGACCTCGAACGGGCGACGACCACCTCGCGGCGGTCGCTGGAGTTGATCGAAGCAGCCGGCGACCTGCGGGGTACGGCCTACGTCCTCAGCCACGCGTCGAGAGTCGCGTCGGCGTCCGGCGACCACCGCGCGGCTATCGCTTTCGCGGAGCGCGCGTACCGGATCTTCCAATCGCTGGTAGAGGGACTGGGCTCCGCGAACGCGGCCGCGAACCTCGCGGAGAGCTACCTCGCGGCGGACCGGGCCGCTGACGCGGAGCGCCTGCTGGCCGAGGCGATCCCAGCACATGAGGGCGTCGGCGCGACCGAGGCACTGGAACGCATGGTCGAAACGCTGAGACGCGTGCGAGCGCTGACCCAGGACGCCCTGCGGACCGGGGTGAACGCCAGGTGA